The following coding sequences lie in one Porphyromonas asaccharolytica DSM 20707 genomic window:
- the traK gene encoding conjugative transposon protein TraK → MEFKSLTNIETSFKQIRLYAIIFAIVCIAVSSYAVYASYSFAKKQREKVYVLDQGKSLMLALSQDASMNRPVEAREHVRRFHELFFTIAPDKDAIEKNMERAFQLCDKSAFNYYKDLAEKGYYNRAISGNVNQRIEIDSIRCDFDSYPYEVTTFARQFIIRQSNVTERSLVTSCSLQNSVRSDNNPQGFLMEHFLVRENRDIQTYKR, encoded by the coding sequence ATGGAATTCAAATCACTCACAAACATAGAGACCTCTTTCAAGCAGATTAGGCTCTACGCCATCATCTTTGCGATAGTCTGCATAGCGGTCAGTAGCTATGCGGTCTACGCTTCGTACAGCTTTGCTAAGAAGCAGCGTGAGAAGGTGTACGTACTAGACCAAGGGAAGTCTCTGATGCTGGCTCTGAGCCAAGACGCTTCGATGAACCGCCCGGTGGAGGCTCGAGAGCATGTAAGACGCTTTCACGAGCTTTTCTTCACGATTGCGCCCGACAAGGATGCTATCGAGAAGAATATGGAGCGTGCTTTCCAACTATGCGACAAGTCCGCCTTTAACTACTACAAGGATCTAGCAGAGAAGGGGTACTACAATCGAGCTATCTCGGGCAATGTCAACCAACGTATAGAGATTGACTCCATACGGTGTGACTTTGACTCTTACCCCTACGAAGTAACCACCTTTGCTCGGCAGTTTATTATCCGACAGAGCAATGTCACGGAGCGGAGCTTGGTGACTAGTTGCTCGCTGCAAAACTCGGTTCGCTCGGACAACAATCCGCAAGGGTTTCTGATGGAGCACTTCCTCGTACGAGAGAATCGTGACATCCAAACTTACAAGCGATAA
- the traM gene encoding conjugative transposon protein TraM, giving the protein MEHKQKEQLKKVLVFAGLGIIFALAMWFIFAPATKEQTDAGEGLNDNIPQATTEKLTENKLKAYELVDHTTQEEQAREEVGRLAEYFQQEGNSSESNPQEAVVGNKIESSMQRYEENNRLLADFYGSDPYEEEREAMQQEIDDLRRELHELSQQDDDEEAKQLALMEKSYQMAAKYLPAAGASPAHGAMPMGEQSQMVSPPSGGAAKEEAPMEIIADHKPLVSALDQPMSDEEFIEMYGAKERNMSFHSLSNNSAHTDGRNTLCVVVDKTTTLKEGDYVALRLLETARVQQTSIPKHSLLMAQAKIDGNRMQLLIKSIEVNGRILPVKLSAYDTDGQMGVYIPGSEEVSALKEMGANVGGSMGTSFTFSSSAKDQIISEVTRGVMQGAGQLLQKKLRTIKVTLKGGYRLFLVQTK; this is encoded by the coding sequence ATGGAGCATAAACAGAAAGAACAATTGAAGAAGGTGTTAGTCTTCGCAGGGCTAGGGATTATCTTTGCCCTTGCTATGTGGTTTATATTTGCACCCGCCACTAAGGAGCAAACGGACGCTGGTGAGGGGTTGAATGACAACATCCCACAAGCTACGACCGAAAAGCTTACGGAGAATAAACTCAAAGCCTACGAACTAGTTGACCATACAACTCAAGAGGAGCAAGCTCGTGAGGAGGTGGGGAGACTGGCGGAGTACTTTCAGCAGGAGGGAAACTCGTCTGAGAGCAACCCGCAGGAGGCGGTCGTTGGCAATAAGATTGAGTCTTCAATGCAACGCTACGAGGAGAACAACCGTCTGCTAGCGGACTTCTACGGCTCTGACCCTTATGAGGAGGAGCGAGAAGCTATGCAACAGGAGATTGATGACCTCAGACGCGAACTGCACGAGCTTAGCCAACAAGACGATGACGAGGAAGCTAAGCAACTAGCTCTTATGGAGAAGAGCTACCAAATGGCGGCTAAGTACTTGCCCGCAGCTGGTGCCTCTCCTGCCCATGGAGCTATGCCTATGGGTGAGCAGTCTCAGATGGTCTCTCCGCCTAGCGGTGGAGCTGCCAAGGAAGAGGCTCCAATGGAGATTATAGCTGACCACAAGCCGTTGGTATCAGCACTGGACCAGCCAATGAGTGACGAGGAGTTTATAGAGATGTACGGAGCTAAGGAGCGGAATATGAGCTTTCATTCGCTCTCTAATAACTCCGCACACACTGACGGTCGCAATACCCTTTGCGTAGTGGTGGACAAAACAACGACTCTTAAAGAGGGTGACTACGTTGCCCTTCGCCTGCTGGAGACGGCTCGTGTGCAGCAAACTTCAATCCCAAAGCATAGTCTCTTGATGGCACAAGCTAAGATAGATGGCAACCGAATGCAGCTACTGATTAAGAGCATAGAGGTGAATGGTCGCATTCTGCCAGTCAAACTATCTGCCTATGATACAGACGGACAGATGGGAGTCTATATTCCTGGCTCTGAAGAGGTGTCAGCACTCAAGGAGATGGGGGCAAATGTCGGGGGATCAATGGGAACCTCTTTCACCTTTTCCTCTTCGGCTAAAGACCAAATCATCTCCGAGGTGACTAGAGGCGTGATGCAGGGAGCTGGACAACTACTACAGAAGAAGCTCCGCACGATTAAGGTGACGCTCAAAGGAGGATATAGACTATTCCTTGTACAGACGAAGTAA
- the traN gene encoding conjugative transposon protein TraN, with product MKKWILSIVVCATITLPAMAQQVEGNNQLLSSGDLYQGMSRSIPNGRVVLPYGLEVTFEKTVHLIFPAAIRYVDLGSQNIIAGKADDAENVLRVKAAVREFETETNMSVICEDGSFYAFNVKYADEPEKLSIEMKDFLSPTEGRLPSNRADIYFKELGSESPILVKLIMKSIYQNDKRIIKHVGAKQFGMRFLLRGLYAHNGLLYFHVRMDNESNMPYAVDFITFKVVDKKVAKHTAIQERMLQPLRAFHQVMWIGAGRSERIVFALEQFTLSEDKQLEVTLYERNGSRTLTFYVEPEDLLLTKKIDNLKLKW from the coding sequence ATGAAGAAATGGATTTTATCTATCGTAGTTTGTGCTACGATAACGCTTCCCGCTATGGCACAACAAGTAGAGGGAAACAATCAACTACTGAGTAGCGGAGACCTTTACCAAGGGATGAGCCGATCGATACCGAATGGACGGGTCGTATTGCCCTACGGGCTGGAGGTCACGTTTGAAAAGACGGTGCATCTCATCTTTCCTGCAGCTATACGCTATGTAGACCTCGGGTCGCAAAACATTATTGCAGGGAAGGCTGACGATGCGGAGAATGTGCTACGTGTAAAGGCTGCCGTTCGAGAGTTTGAGACGGAGACCAATATGAGCGTCATCTGTGAGGATGGTTCATTTTACGCATTCAATGTGAAGTATGCGGATGAACCAGAGAAGCTCAGCATTGAGATGAAGGACTTTCTATCTCCTACGGAGGGAAGACTGCCGAGCAATCGTGCGGACATCTACTTCAAGGAGCTGGGAAGTGAGTCGCCCATATTGGTTAAGCTGATTATGAAGAGCATCTACCAAAATGATAAGCGAATTATCAAGCATGTTGGAGCGAAGCAATTCGGGATGCGCTTCTTACTTCGTGGATTATATGCCCACAATGGGTTGCTTTACTTCCATGTCCGTATGGATAATGAGTCTAATATGCCGTATGCGGTGGACTTCATTACGTTCAAGGTGGTGGACAAGAAGGTGGCGAAGCATACAGCTATACAGGAGCGAATGCTACAACCTTTACGTGCCTTTCATCAAGTGATGTGGATTGGGGCGGGACGCTCTGAGAGAATAGTCTTTGCTTTGGAGCAGTTCACGCTATCGGAGGATAAGCAGCTGGAAGTGACGCTCTATGAGCGAAATGGCAGTCGCACGCTCACTTTCTATGTGGAGCCTGAAGACCTTTTGCTCACTAAGAAGATTGACAACCTTAAACTGAAGTGGTGA
- a CDS encoding conjugal transfer protein TraO encodes MKRWLSMMVCVMVAMAAAMPSYAQRLIPRQNSVELVGSMPIIKGEKLFAKESFGVGLAFAHYFKRANYAFLLAEYEQQGLTYRSYNVPLRDALLHFGYMHPILSDRGKNVFGYLGLSALCGYEELNEDKRLLPDGATLLDRSRFTYGGAIHSSVELFLTDNLLFVLKAQGRLFFGSDLHRFRPAISAGLKFNI; translated from the coding sequence ATGAAGAGATGGTTATCCATGATGGTCTGCGTGATGGTGGCTATGGCTGCTGCTATGCCATCGTACGCACAGAGACTAATCCCTAGGCAAAATAGCGTTGAGCTGGTCGGCTCTATGCCGATTATCAAGGGGGAGAAACTATTCGCAAAGGAGAGCTTTGGGGTAGGTCTAGCGTTCGCACACTACTTCAAGCGAGCGAACTACGCTTTTCTCTTGGCGGAATATGAGCAGCAAGGGTTGACTTATCGCTCTTACAATGTTCCACTGCGTGATGCGCTACTGCATTTTGGCTATATGCACCCGATACTCTCAGATCGGGGGAAGAATGTCTTTGGCTACTTGGGTCTATCCGCTCTCTGCGGTTATGAAGAGCTGAACGAGGATAAACGATTACTACCCGATGGGGCTACACTCCTGGACCGATCTCGCTTTACTTATGGTGGGGCGATACATAGCTCGGTGGAACTGTTCCTAACAGACAATCTGCTCTTCGTCCTCAAAGCTCAAGGGCGACTGTTCTTCGGCTCTGACCTGCATCGTTTTCGTCCTGCTATCTCAGCAGGACTCAAGTTCAATATCTAA
- a CDS encoding DUF3872 domain-containing protein yields the protein MKKFLVNTIWAVGGVALALFCLSACTRELDVQQAYDFSLEVMPVQNSIAKGETAEIRCSLKRSGRFANTQYTIRYFQPDGKGCLKMDDGTIFKPNDRYPLTKDAFRLYYTSRSTDRQTIDIYVEDNFGQLQQRTFNFNNERTE from the coding sequence ATGAAAAAGTTCCTAGTGAATACGATATGGGCTGTGGGAGGGGTTGCCCTCGCCCTCTTTTGTCTATCTGCTTGTACTCGCGAGCTGGATGTACAGCAGGCTTATGACTTCTCGCTCGAAGTGATGCCTGTGCAGAACTCCATAGCTAAGGGGGAAACGGCTGAAATACGCTGTAGTCTCAAAAGAAGTGGTCGCTTTGCCAATACGCAATACACGATCCGTTACTTCCAGCCGGATGGCAAGGGTTGCTTGAAGATGGATGATGGCACTATATTCAAACCGAATGACCGCTATCCGCTCACGAAAGATGCCTTCCGGCTCTATTACACTTCACGCTCTACTGATCGACAAACGATTGATATCTACGTGGAGGACAACTTCGGACAGCTTCAGCAACGGACTTTCAACTTCAACAATGAGCGTACAGAATAA
- a CDS encoding HNH endonuclease, with protein sequence MQQLPFNEMLKNLIEHYDIVKHYHLNTEEEILLDSTESTSCRFCGKQEPNVTFNSAAHTIPHSIGNRTLKSKYECDTCNQLFGKYESQFTQYMKFAHVFAQVSKGGGSKVPKFKNNSSEKSNIRVENGNFNVTCVEGEDLRCDIDKEHKKVKITGKRSYIPQDVFKAIVKMALSIMPEEEMIYFSDTLQWLQGKRTCGGKLIVIQRMYIGINPFMFDSCMIFKRKNDSMQVPAYIFGLAYYSFFIQIAIPLCKKDLSKQGANMTMPYIPTPLDEKKVHCSIECHDLTSTKKVINEDIVMTLSFSDMEELDLQQS encoded by the coding sequence ATGCAACAATTACCATTTAATGAAATGCTTAAAAACTTAATAGAACACTATGATATAGTAAAGCATTATCACTTAAACACCGAAGAGGAGATATTACTTGACTCAACAGAATCAACCAGTTGTAGATTTTGTGGCAAACAAGAACCAAATGTGACATTTAATAGTGCTGCACACACAATCCCACATAGCATTGGAAACAGAACTCTTAAATCAAAGTACGAATGCGACACATGTAATCAACTTTTTGGCAAGTATGAAAGTCAATTTACCCAATACATGAAATTCGCCCATGTGTTTGCACAGGTGAGCAAAGGAGGAGGCTCTAAAGTTCCAAAGTTCAAAAACAATTCCTCTGAAAAATCTAATATTAGAGTAGAAAATGGAAACTTTAATGTTACCTGCGTTGAAGGAGAAGACCTGAGGTGTGATATAGATAAAGAGCATAAAAAAGTTAAAATCACAGGGAAAAGAAGTTATATTCCACAAGATGTATTCAAGGCAATTGTCAAGATGGCATTATCTATAATGCCCGAAGAAGAAATGATTTATTTCAGCGACACCTTACAATGGCTTCAAGGAAAAAGGACTTGTGGCGGAAAACTTATTGTTATACAGAGGATGTATATAGGGATCAATCCATTTATGTTCGATTCTTGTATGATATTCAAACGAAAGAACGACTCAATGCAAGTTCCAGCATATATTTTTGGCCTTGCCTACTATAGTTTCTTTATTCAGATAGCCATTCCTCTATGCAAAAAAGACTTAAGCAAACAAGGAGCTAACATGACAATGCCATATATTCCGACTCCACTTGACGAAAAAAAAGTACATTGTTCAATAGAGTGTCATGACCTTACTTCAACGAAAAAAGTAATTAATGAAGATATTGTTATGACTCTTAGTTTTTCTGATATGGAAGAACTGGATCTCCAACAATCATAA
- a CDS encoding PcfJ domain-containing protein, producing MKPRTKLQKEVAELSRHLSKITETQKNWAKKHCFPHLAKRTIKGEYTCMECGYRWSERHNHSDRVSCFHCSSELEVTTTRQRVFKQSEYLTILTTYKGFQVVRHLFLQQSYIYGYSAVYTITEVLQLWLSPKGKFVTIARLRTMNSWIDSWLLHSDLEVRPNRDFYDIVPTEIYPHKRVLPILRRNGYRDNFHNLTPFELFLALLTNSKAETLLKAGQHELLRYLVRNNDRSIEHYWGSIRICIRNGYTIEDATLWCDLIRMLHILGKDLHSPKYICPNDLREAHDQAVKAVERQREQEVQKQRRLQAKEAEALFREQKGKFFGIAFTDGIIQVRVLESVQEHIEEGTAMHHCVFASEYHLKPSSLILSATINGKRIETIELSLETLKVVQSRGVCNSTTEYHDQILALVQRNIGQIAERGKAYN from the coding sequence ATGAAACCAAGAACTAAATTACAGAAAGAGGTGGCGGAACTGAGCCGTCACCTCTCCAAGATAACCGAAACTCAAAAGAATTGGGCAAAGAAGCATTGCTTTCCTCATCTTGCCAAGCGTACTATCAAAGGCGAGTATACTTGTATGGAGTGCGGATACCGCTGGAGCGAACGTCACAATCATAGCGATAGAGTCAGTTGCTTTCATTGCTCCTCAGAGTTGGAGGTGACTACCACCCGACAGAGGGTTTTCAAGCAGTCAGAATATCTCACAATACTTACTACCTACAAGGGTTTCCAGGTGGTGCGACACCTCTTTCTCCAACAAAGTTACATCTATGGTTATTCTGCGGTGTACACGATAACCGAAGTGCTACAGCTCTGGCTCTCCCCAAAGGGCAAGTTCGTAACCATTGCTCGGCTTCGCACTATGAATAGCTGGATAGACAGCTGGTTACTTCATAGTGATTTGGAGGTTCGCCCAAATAGAGACTTTTACGACATCGTACCGACTGAAATCTATCCTCACAAGCGAGTACTACCTATACTCAGGCGGAATGGTTATCGTGATAACTTCCATAACCTCACCCCATTTGAGCTATTCCTCGCACTGCTGACGAATAGCAAGGCGGAGACCCTCCTCAAAGCCGGTCAGCACGAATTGCTCCGCTACCTTGTACGCAACAACGATCGTAGTATAGAACACTATTGGGGTTCCATTCGTATCTGCATCCGCAATGGCTATACGATTGAGGATGCCACTCTTTGGTGCGACCTTATCCGTATGCTTCACATCTTAGGCAAAGACCTACACAGCCCGAAGTATATCTGTCCTAATGACCTCAGAGAAGCTCACGACCAAGCCGTAAAAGCAGTAGAGCGACAGCGGGAGCAGGAAGTGCAGAAGCAAAGACGACTTCAAGCTAAAGAAGCCGAAGCCCTCTTTAGAGAGCAAAAGGGTAAGTTCTTTGGTATTGCCTTTACCGACGGCATTATCCAAGTTCGAGTGCTTGAAAGTGTACAAGAGCACATAGAGGAAGGTACAGCGATGCACCATTGTGTCTTTGCAAGCGAGTACCACCTCAAGCCTAGTTCCCTCATTCTCTCCGCCACCATCAATGGCAAACGCATAGAGACCATCGAACTCAGTCTTGAGACCCTCAAAGTCGTTCAAAGCCGTGGTGTCTGCAACTCCACCACCGAGTACCACGACCAAATCCTCGCTCTCGTCCAACGCAACATTGGACAAATCGCCGAACGGGGCAAAGCGTATAATTAG
- a CDS encoding PcfK-like family protein has translation MKGTEQFTRTIAEYLNGRAMTDPLFAPNLQKPHKNIEECILYILSEVQRSGCNGFADEEIYSMAVHYYDEDDIEVDKVSGCNVVVNHVVELSEEEKKQARQEAIKQYPQLTKRAKAQQSNKQKQSPFRRHSLTYETKN, from the coding sequence ATGAAAGGAACAGAACAATTTACCCGAACGATAGCAGAATACCTTAATGGACGTGCGATGACAGACCCTTTGTTTGCGCCCAATCTACAGAAGCCCCATAAGAACATAGAGGAGTGCATTCTCTATATCTTGAGTGAGGTGCAAAGAAGTGGTTGTAATGGTTTTGCCGATGAGGAGATATACTCAATGGCAGTTCACTACTATGATGAAGATGATATAGAGGTGGACAAAGTCTCTGGTTGCAATGTTGTAGTCAATCACGTTGTAGAGCTCTCCGAAGAAGAGAAAAAGCAAGCACGGCAGGAAGCTATCAAGCAATACCCGCAGCTCACCAAGCGAGCTAAAGCACAACAGTCAAACAAGCAGAAGCAGTCACCATTCAGAAGACACTCTTTGACCTATGAAACCAAGAACTAA
- a CDS encoding DUF1896 domain-containing protein, which yields MKTTNKKELSYFRLKLESYLSEHFPEKVEDKPFITARADEALTTYCDAVEEGFSYPEAESMASEVLYHDLHFSKYDTLVSVLENEFEKELPSPLPERLAPILLKNRAIQETFDKYNLTDEFVATPEYDALYTELTGTVVLLIEANQLPMIGDVNALE from the coding sequence ATGAAGACAACGAATAAGAAAGAACTATCCTACTTCCGCTTAAAGCTAGAGAGCTACCTTAGTGAGCATTTTCCTGAAAAGGTGGAAGACAAGCCATTTATCACGGCACGAGCTGATGAAGCTCTTACTACCTACTGTGATGCTGTAGAAGAAGGATTCTCATATCCCGAAGCAGAGAGTATGGCAAGTGAAGTGCTGTATCATGACCTGCATTTCTCCAAATACGACACGCTTGTGTCCGTCTTGGAGAATGAGTTTGAAAAGGAGCTCCCCTCCCCACTCCCCGAACGACTTGCTCCGATATTGCTAAAGAATCGAGCGATCCAAGAGACCTTTGACAAATACAATCTTACGGATGAATTTGTTGCAACACCTGAGTATGATGCGCTCTACACAGAACTGACAGGAACAGTTGTACTTCTTATCGAAGCTAATCAACTTCCCATGATAGGCGATGTGAATGCATTAGAGTAG
- a CDS encoding site-specific integrase, giving the protein MQSIFRTAFYLRSNYVNKEGKTPVMLRIYLNNERMSLGSTGITIVQSQWDREKERVKGRHTEALNTNLQLDNIQSGLQAIFRKLEMTDELSLERIKSEHLGKKQDIDTIMQLFDKHNEDVAARVGISVSAPTLQKYKVCKRRFSEFLKDKLRRRDLKLTELTYMIIHDFDLYLRTVVGQNPNTATKTMKTFKTIVILGQKLGVLHHDPFVNFRFHLEPVNRGFLTDEEVLQIVNKELNIPRLELVRDIFIFSCFTGLAYIDVANLTPDNIVMLGGKEWIMTKRQKTSVETNVLLLDIPKRIISKYSHQTYRDGKLFPILSNQKTNSYLKEIADICGIKKNLTFHLARHTFATMSLSKGVPIESVSKMLGHTNIRTTQIYARITNKKIEHDMEQFADKLGKFNTAMGIGENSWQ; this is encoded by the coding sequence ATGCAATCAATTTTCAGAACAGCATTCTACCTTCGCAGCAACTATGTGAACAAGGAAGGAAAAACGCCAGTAATGCTACGCATCTATCTCAACAATGAACGGATGTCACTAGGCTCCACTGGCATCACCATCGTGCAGTCCCAATGGGATCGCGAAAAAGAGCGAGTAAAAGGGCGTCACACCGAAGCTCTGAATACGAACTTGCAACTGGATAACATCCAAAGTGGTTTACAAGCCATCTTTCGCAAGTTAGAAATGACTGATGAGCTTTCGTTAGAGCGTATCAAGTCAGAACATCTTGGCAAAAAACAAGATATAGATACCATCATGCAACTCTTCGACAAACACAATGAAGATGTTGCAGCTCGAGTTGGCATCTCAGTCTCTGCGCCCACTCTTCAAAAGTATAAGGTCTGCAAAAGACGCTTTTCTGAGTTCCTAAAAGATAAACTCAGACGCAGAGACCTCAAGCTCACGGAGCTAACCTATATGATTATACATGATTTTGACCTGTACCTACGCACAGTGGTGGGGCAAAATCCTAATACAGCCACTAAAACGATGAAGACCTTCAAGACTATCGTCATTTTGGGACAAAAGTTGGGCGTACTACATCACGACCCATTTGTCAACTTCCGATTTCACTTAGAACCAGTGAATAGAGGGTTCTTGACTGATGAAGAGGTCTTACAGATCGTCAACAAGGAGTTGAATATCCCGAGATTGGAGCTGGTACGAGACATTTTCATCTTTTCCTGCTTTACAGGTTTAGCTTACATTGATGTGGCTAATCTTACACCCGACAATATCGTGATGCTTGGTGGCAAAGAGTGGATTATGACTAAGCGACAGAAGACAAGCGTGGAGACCAATGTGCTGCTCCTCGACATCCCTAAGCGCATTATCAGTAAATATAGCCACCAAACTTATCGTGATGGCAAGCTCTTCCCTATCCTTAGCAATCAGAAGACCAATTCATACCTCAAAGAGATTGCAGATATATGTGGTATCAAGAAGAACTTGACTTTCCACCTAGCTCGACATACCTTTGCGACAATGTCACTGAGCAAGGGAGTTCCGATAGAGAGTGTATCTAAGATGCTGGGGCATACCAATATCCGAACAACGCAAATCTATGCCCGGATTACCAATAAGAAGATTGAACATGACATGGAGCAGTTTGCTGACAAACTAGGCAAGTTCAATACGGCAATGGGTATCGGGGAGAATAGCTGGCAATAA
- a CDS encoding ferritin, protein MKINEKMAAMVNAQVNEEFHAAYLYLAMSFQMEEEGYNGFAHWFLQQYHEEIEHALEIAHYLQARSGQPHITGIPEMSQHFGTPIELFEAAYKHECHVTELIHNIYKEALETSDYATSSFFKRYIDEQVEEENSVLGIIDQLRMAGEKGIYLVNAHLSKRQ, encoded by the coding sequence ATGAAGATCAACGAAAAAATGGCCGCTATGGTCAATGCTCAAGTCAACGAAGAGTTTCACGCAGCATACCTTTACCTCGCTATGTCTTTTCAAATGGAGGAAGAGGGGTACAATGGATTCGCCCACTGGTTCCTTCAGCAGTATCACGAGGAGATCGAGCATGCCCTAGAGATAGCGCACTACCTACAGGCACGCTCTGGACAGCCACATATCACAGGCATACCTGAGATGTCACAGCACTTTGGTACGCCCATCGAGCTCTTTGAGGCTGCATACAAGCATGAGTGCCATGTGACGGAGCTAATACACAACATATACAAAGAGGCTCTAGAGACGAGTGACTACGCTACTAGCTCTTTCTTTAAGCGCTACATAGATGAGCAGGTCGAGGAGGAGAACAGCGTACTCGGTATCATCGATCAGCTACGCATGGCTGGCGAGAAGGGTATCTATCTCGTCAACGCACACCTCTCTAAGAGACAATAG
- a CDS encoding ExbD/TolR family protein yields MGKFKQAGGRTMPELNTSSLPDLIFAFLFFIMMVTSIREVTPKVAFQNLPTATELTKLEEKSLVSFIYVGKPIPELQSKFGTAPAIQLNDQITTDASAVYGFVKDQEAQIQDERRKLMTISIKGDASTKMKIIADIKQELRRADALNISYSARPKRDN; encoded by the coding sequence ATGGGTAAGTTCAAACAAGCTGGAGGGCGTACGATGCCTGAGCTGAATACATCCTCATTGCCAGACTTGATTTTTGCCTTTCTGTTTTTCATCATGATGGTGACGAGTATTCGAGAGGTCACTCCGAAGGTAGCCTTTCAGAATCTCCCCACAGCGACAGAGCTAACCAAGTTGGAGGAGAAGTCCCTTGTATCCTTTATCTACGTAGGCAAGCCTATACCTGAGCTCCAGTCTAAGTTTGGTACAGCGCCAGCTATTCAGCTCAATGACCAGATTACTACGGATGCCTCTGCTGTTTATGGCTTTGTCAAGGATCAAGAGGCTCAGATACAGGATGAGCGTCGCAAGCTGATGACCATCTCTATCAAGGGCGATGCCTCTACCAAGATGAAAATCATAGCAGATATCAAGCAAGAGCTACGTCGTGCTGATGCTCTGAATATATCATACTCAGCAAGACCTAAGCGAGATAACTAA
- a CDS encoding ExbD/TolR family protein, protein MSKTKKKVPSINGSSMADISFILLIFFLITTSMDTDQGLKRRLPPLVPPEQQHQDIEIRDRNVLRILVNRSDQIAIIKKDASGRDDMAIVPLDRLKDRTVEFILNPQDLPHLPEKETRYIAGLGDRLVTISSYAISLKNEVETSYQMYIDVQNELLRAYNEVWDIVAQKEYGQPYNDLTPDKQKVVVDCYPMHISEMPLNS, encoded by the coding sequence ATGTCTAAAACTAAAAAGAAGGTACCCAGTATCAATGGGTCATCCATGGCCGACATCTCTTTTATTCTTCTGATCTTCTTCTTGATTACTACTTCAATGGACACCGATCAGGGACTAAAGAGGCGCCTACCGCCGTTGGTTCCCCCCGAGCAGCAGCACCAAGATATTGAGATACGTGATCGTAACGTACTTCGTATCCTTGTGAACCGCTCGGATCAGATAGCTATCATCAAAAAAGATGCGTCAGGACGTGACGATATGGCTATCGTACCTCTTGATAGGCTTAAAGATCGTACTGTCGAGTTTATCCTTAACCCTCAAGATTTGCCGCATCTCCCAGAGAAGGAGACTCGCTACATCGCAGGACTAGGAGATCGACTCGTGACGATATCTTCGTATGCTATCTCGCTCAAGAACGAGGTCGAGACCAGCTATCAGATGTATATCGACGTACAGAACGAGCTACTTCGTGCTTACAATGAGGTATGGGATATCGTCGCTCAGAAGGAGTATGGTCAGCCGTACAATGACCTTACACCAGACAAGCAGAAGGTGGTAGTCGACTGCTATCCGATGCACATCTCTGAGATGCCACTCAACTCCTAA